The Pseudomonadota bacterium genomic interval CCGATCCCCCACGAAGGGGTTGTTCTCTCGCTCGGCACCGAAGGTCGATGCCGGTCCGTGACCGGGAAGGAACTCCACTTCATCGCCCAGCGGGAACAGCTTCTGGCGGATGGAGTGCATCAGATCGTCGAAATTGCCGCGTGGGAAATCGGTGCGGCCGATGGAGCCCTGAAACAGCACATCGCCCACCACGGCCAGTTTCTCCGTCGGGTGGTAGAAGACCACGTGGCCCGGCGTATGCCCCGGGCAGTGGATCACCTCCAGGGTCTCGTTGCCCACCTGAACGGTATCCCCGTCCTCCAGCCAGCGTGACGGTTCGAACGATTGGGACCTGCCAAAGCCGAACTGGATTGCCTGTTGCGGCAGTTCGTCGATCCAGAACTTATCGTCGATGTGCGGCCCTTCGATGGGAACACCCAGACGCGCAGCCAGTGCCGCCACCGCGCCCACGTGATCGACGTGGCCGTGGGTGACCAGGATCTTTTCTACGGTAGCATCCGCCTCTTTGACGGCGCCCAGAATGCGCTCGATATCGCCACCGGGATCAACGATGGCGGCCTTTTTGGTCTTTTCACAGACCAGCAGCGAGCAGTTCTGTTCGAAGGGGGTGACGGGTACGACATAGACTTTCACGGCAGAGTCCTTGGTTCCAGCGAAACGCGGATTCTACCAGAAGCCCGACTATCAACCCTCAGCCGCCCCGATTTCATGGTTGGCGAGCCGCTCCAGTGCCCGCACCAGGGCCGAGTGGTCCCAGCCCGCGCCGCCCAGGGCCGCGCAGGCGTTGAAGAGCTCCTGCGCGGTGGCGGTATTGGGCAGCGCCACCCCCAGGGCGCGCGCCCCTTGCAGCGCCAGGTTGAGATCCTTCTGGTGTAACTCGATACGAAATCCCGGATCGAAGGTGCGCTTGATCATGCGTTGGCCGTGCAGCTCCAGAATCCGCGACTGCGCCAATCCGCCCAGCAAGGCTTCGCGCACCCTGGCCACGTCGGCACCGGCTTTCGACGCGAACAGCAGCCCTTCGGCGACGGCCTCGATGGTCAACGCCACCACGATCTGATTGGCCACCTTGCAGGTTTGACCGTCGCCATTGGGACCGATGTGGGTGATGGTCTTGCCGACGATCTCGAGGTAGGGCCTGGCGCGCTCGAAACCTTCCGGTGTCGCTCCCACCATGATGGTCAGGGCGGCGTTGACCGCCCCCACCTCGCCGCCGGAGACCGGCGCGTCCACATAGTCACCCCCCGCGGCGCGGATACGCTCGGCGAAATCACGCGTTGCCAGCGGCGCAATGGAACTCATGTCGATGACCAGCGCACCGGGCTGCAGGCCGGCGGCGACACCCTGCTTATCGAACAACACCGCTTCCACCTGCGGCGTGTCGGGAACCATGATGATGATCACCTCGGCGCGTTGCGCCACCTCACGCGGATTGGCGCAGACCTCGATGCCCTTCGCCAGCAGGTCGCCCGGTACCGCGCTGCGGTGCTTTACGGTACACACGGTGTGCCCGGCGTCCAGCAGATGCCCCGCCATGGGCCGGCCCATGATGCCCATGCCGATGAATCCGATTGTGCTCATCGCAATCTCCCTCACAGATAAGGTCGCAACCACGCGAGACCCGCCTCGGTGGTGGTCGCCGGCTTGTACTCGCAGCCGATCCAGCCTTCGTAACCCAGCGTATCGAGGCGATCGAACAGGAATGGATAGTTGATCTCGCCGCTCCCCGGTTCGTGACGGCCGGGATTGTCGGCCAGCTGCAGATGACCGACGCGCGCCAGGTTGGTTTCGATGGTTCTCGCGAGATCACCCTCCATGATCTGCATGTGGTAGATGTCGTACTGCAGGCACAGATTGTCCATACCCACCGCAGCGATGATCGCCAGCGCCTGCCGCGTGTGGCAGAGAAAAAAGCCGGGGATGTCGCGCGTATTGATGGGCTCGATGAGCAGCGTGATACCCGCAGCCGCTGCGCGTTCCGCAGCGTAGCGCAAATTTTCGATGAAGGTTGCGCTCGCTTCCGCTTCCGCCAAACCATGCGGACGGATACCGGCCAGACAGTTGAGCCGGCGACACCCCAGCGCGGTGGCATAGGTGATCGCCTGCTCGACACCGGCGCGAAACTCTTCGCGCCGCTCCGGCAGACACGCAATCCCGCGCTCGCCCGCTGCCCAGTCGCCGGCGGGAAAGTTGTGCAGCACCTGAGTAAGACCGTTGGTGCGCAACGCCTCAATCAGATCTTGCGCCGGGTATTCGTAGGGCGAGAGATATTCCACCCCCCTGAAGCCGGCGGCCGCGGCCGCAGCGAATCGCTCCTGAAACGGCACCTCGTTGAACAGCATGGTCAGATTGGCGGCGAAACGGGGCATGCGGTTGCCTCCTTCTTGACGGTGATTGCACCCCTTAAAGGGTAGGCCGTTTTTCGGCGGAGAGAGCGTCGCAATCCGCGACTACAGCAGGAGAAACAGCGACCGCGCTATGCCAGCGCTTCGATCAACGCATCCAGCAGCGCATCCGGTTTCTCGTTGAAAAGCGAGTGACCGCTGCCGGCCAGGGTCATCACCTGGACCCTGGGTAATGCCGCTATCAACGCCTTGGCGTTGCGCGGTGGCGTCATCAGATCTTTATCGCCCACGATCAGCGTGGTGGGGCACTGCACCCGCGCCGCAACCTCCAACCCCGTCTGATAGTCGTTGCAGGCGCTGAGATCGGTATGGATGGCGCCGGGACGCGCACGCTCCAGCAAGCGCATGCCCATGCCCGGATTCCACATGCCGATCTGCTCGTTGCCGCCGGTCAACGCGGCACGTGCATGGCCGAAGATATTGAGCATCTCCAAGGCCAGGTGATCGTTGTCCGCGGCTGCGGCGAGCAGTTGGTCATTGACCGGCATCGGAAATGAGGTGCCAATCAGCACAGCGGTGCTCACCCGTTCGGGATGGCGGCCTGCGGCATCGAGTGCGACCAGGGAGCCCATGCTGTGCCCCGCCAGCGCGGCTTGCCGCACACCCTGGGCGTCGAGCACGGCAATCACCCAATCGGCGATCGCCTCGATGCTGTCCAGCGGTTCGCCCGCGGAACGTCCGTGACCGGGCAGATCCAGCGCCAGAACACCCCAGCCATGATGCGCAAACCAGCGCGCCGGCAACACCCAGATGGAGTGATCCATGCCGGTGCCGTGCACAAACACCACGCACGGCTTGGAGGGATCGAAAGGACGTCCGCCGGTGGCGGCGAAGACGCGCTTGCCATTCACATCGAAGTACATTGCGCGGCTCCTATTTTTGTGAGGCGTAGAGGGCGCGGCTCAGGTCTTCGATAAGATCCGCCGCATCTTCCAGCCCGATAGAGAGCCGCACCAGCCCCTCGCTGATACCAGCGGCCTTGAGCGCTGCGGTGTCCATGCGATGATGCGTCGTGCTCGCCGGGTGGATCACCAGCGATTTGGCATCGCCGACATTGGCGAGATGCGAGAACACCTGCAGGTTCTCGATCAGCTTCTGCCCCGCCGCGCGGCCGCCCTTGACGCCGAAGCTGAAGACCGCCCCGCAACCCAGGGGCAGCATCTGCCGGGCCAGGGCGTGATCGGGATGCTCCGGCAGCTCCGGATACATGACCCACTCCACGGCGTCGTGATCGTTGAGAAAGCCCACCACCTTGCGCGTGTTCGTCACATGGCGCTGCATGCGCAACGACAGCGTTTCGATGCCTTGCAGGATGTGGAATGCTGAAGTCGGGCTGAGGCAGGCGCCGAAATCGCGCAGCCCCTCCTTGCGCGCCCGGGTGATGAAAGCAGCGGGTCCGAACTCCTCGGCGAAATTGAGGCCGTGAAATCCTTCGTAGGGTTCAGAGAGATGGGGGAATTTGCCCGCTTGCTCCCAGTCGAAGGTACCGCCGTCGATCAGCACCCCGCCGATCACCACGCCGTGGCCGCTGAGAAACTTGGTGGCGGAGTGAAAGACCAGATCGGCCCCCAGCTCGATGGGCCGGCACAGATAGGGGGTGGCGAAGGTGGAATCGACCAGCAACGGCAGATCGGCCGCATGCGCGACTTTGGCAATCTCGCGCACATTCAAGACATCCAGCCCGGGGTTGCCGAGGATCTCGCCGAAGACCAGGCGCGTGTTGGGACGAATCGCCGCGGCAACCGCCTGCGGATCACGCGCATCGACAAAGGTGGTCTCGATACCGAAACGCGGCAGCGTGTACGCCAGCAGATTGTGACTGCCGCCGTAGAGCGAATGCGAGGAGACGATGTGGCCCCCCGCCCCCATCAGCGTCGCCACCGCCAGATGCAGGGCCGCCTGACCGCTGGCGGTGGCGATGGCGCCGACACCGTTCTCCAGGGCCGCCATGCGCTCCTCCAGCACCGCGTTGGTCGGGTTGGAGATGCGCGAGTAGACATGCCCGGTGCGCTCGATGTTGAACAGCGAGGCGGCGTGATCGGTATCGCGAAACGCGAACGACGCCGTCTGATAGATGGGTGTGGCCCGCGCCC includes:
- a CDS encoding 2-hydroxy-3-oxopropionate reductase; translation: MSTIGFIGMGIMGRPMAGHLLDAGHTVCTVKHRSAVPGDLLAKGIEVCANPREVAQRAEVIIIMVPDTPQVEAVLFDKQGVAAGLQPGALVIDMSSIAPLATRDFAERIRAAGGDYVDAPVSGGEVGAVNAALTIMVGATPEGFERARPYLEIVGKTITHIGPNGDGQTCKVANQIVVALTIEAVAEGLLFASKAGADVARVREALLGGLAQSRILELHGQRMIKRTFDPGFRIELHQKDLNLALQGARALGVALPNTATAQELFNACAALGGAGWDHSALVRALERLANHEIGAAEG
- a CDS encoding alpha/beta hydrolase produces the protein MYFDVNGKRVFAATGGRPFDPSKPCVVFVHGTGMDHSIWVLPARWFAHHGWGVLALDLPGHGRSAGEPLDSIEAIADWVIAVLDAQGVRQAALAGHSMGSLVALDAAGRHPERVSTAVLIGTSFPMPVNDQLLAAAADNDHLALEMLNIFGHARAALTGGNEQIGMWNPGMGMRLLERARPGAIHTDLSACNDYQTGLEVAARVQCPTTLIVGDKDLMTPPRNAKALIAALPRVQVMTLAGSGHSLFNEKPDALLDALIEALA
- the hyi gene encoding hydroxypyruvate isomerase, coding for MPRFAANLTMLFNEVPFQERFAAAAAAGFRGVEYLSPYEYPAQDLIEALRTNGLTQVLHNFPAGDWAAGERGIACLPERREEFRAGVEQAITYATALGCRRLNCLAGIRPHGLAEAEASATFIENLRYAAERAAAAGITLLIEPINTRDIPGFFLCHTRQALAIIAAVGMDNLCLQYDIYHMQIMEGDLARTIETNLARVGHLQLADNPGRHEPGSGEINYPFLFDRLDTLGYEGWIGCEYKPATTTEAGLAWLRPYL
- a CDS encoding O-acetylhomoserine aminocarboxypropyltransferase, whose amino-acid sequence is MAKPSLPQFDTLMLHAGQKPDPTTGARATPIYQTASFAFRDTDHAASLFNIERTGHVYSRISNPTNAVLEERMAALENGVGAIATASGQAALHLAVATLMGAGGHIVSSHSLYGGSHNLLAYTLPRFGIETTFVDARDPQAVAAAIRPNTRLVFGEILGNPGLDVLNVREIAKVAHAADLPLLVDSTFATPYLCRPIELGADLVFHSATKFLSGHGVVIGGVLIDGGTFDWEQAGKFPHLSEPYEGFHGLNFAEEFGPAAFITRARKEGLRDFGACLSPTSAFHILQGIETLSLRMQRHVTNTRKVVGFLNDHDAVEWVMYPELPEHPDHALARQMLPLGCGAVFSFGVKGGRAAGQKLIENLQVFSHLANVGDAKSLVIHPASTTHHRMDTAALKAAGISEGLVRLSIGLEDAADLIEDLSRALYASQK
- a CDS encoding MBL fold metallo-hydrolase, giving the protein MKVYVVPVTPFEQNCSLLVCEKTKKAAIVDPGGDIERILGAVKEADATVEKILVTHGHVDHVGAVAALAARLGVPIEGPHIDDKFWIDELPQQAIQFGFGRSQSFEPSRWLEDGDTVQVGNETLEVIHCPGHTPGHVVFYHPTEKLAVVGDVLFQGSIGRTDFPRGNFDDLMHSIRQKLFPLGDEVEFLPGHGPASTFGAERENNPFVGDRVMDL